The Anolis carolinensis isolate JA03-04 chromosome 1, rAnoCar3.1.pri, whole genome shotgun sequence genome window below encodes:
- the camkmt gene encoding calmodulin-lysine N-methyltransferase isoform X2, translating to MSTGTGAEAQPLSYTISKDELDRIRDTLHTQEGEIRGLKERGVRLPGLALPTKFSGEASKVHVFRRQCQAYIEARQAEFPQEEVKVAWIYSLLEGPAANWAMALFDAGSMHLSSAQNFLNHLKATWGIEDNVEATGHKLRRLFQGDRPLSQYIAEFRVLAQNTGWNDIALRGQFREGLNFEMQEEISMVDPPNSLERLIDQCLRAEVLLANKKQWLRGQSGRAGVKPPAPASIQPRPVWRPPPPVPYPRGSEEEPMQLGNVRPRLDVAEKARRQHLNLCWYCGNGGHFARECPAKRKPATRLAAASSAETEMAEAASAKPAGEASDRM from the coding sequence atgtctacaggaaccggggcggaggcccaaccactcagctacaccatttccaaggatgaattagacagaatccgtgatacactccatacgcaggagggagagatacggggcttgaaggaacgaggtgtccggctccctggcctggcgcttccaaccaagttttccggagaagcctccaaggtccatgttttccgtcgccaatgccaggcatacatagaagcccgtcaagccgagtttccccaagaagaggtcaaggtggcgtggatttacagtctcctagaagggccagcggccaattgggcgatggcgctatttgatgcgggctccatgcacctaagttccgcgcaaaacttcctgaaccaccttaaggcgacatgggggatcgaggacaatgtggaggcgaccggccataaactccggcgcctcttccaaggggacaggccgttgtcccagtacatagccgagttccgagtgctggcccaaaacaccggttggaatgatatagccctcaggggacagtttcgtgagggtctcaactttgagatgcaggaagaaatctccatgGTGGATcccccaaactctcttgagagacttattgatcaatgtttacgagccgaagtcctgcttgccaacaaaaaacagtggctccgaggccagagtggaagagcaggagtgaaacctcccgctcccgccagtattcagccgcgtccagtgtggagacccccgccaccagtcccataccccagaggaagcgaggaggagccgatgcagttgggcaatgtgcgtcccagattagatgttgccgagaaggcccgccgccaacatttaaacctctgttggtactgcgggaacgggggccatttcgccagagaatgtccagccaagagaaaacCCGCCactcgcttggcggcggcgtcctccgcggagacggagatgGCCGAGGCGGCtagcgcaaagccggcgggggaagccagtgaCCGGATGTAG
- the camkmt gene encoding calmodulin-lysine N-methyltransferase isoform X1 — translation MHLILRDFWWPKIRKDVEKYVNTCPVCQRSKTRREKPSGLLHPLPTPSRPWEIISADFITDLPPSLGYTTILVVVDLFTKLAHFIPCDGLPTAKQTADLFLQHIFRLHGLPKSLVTDRGSQFTSRFWKALQKLLGIDSRLSSAHHPQTDGQTERTNATLEQYLCCYVNYQQDNWASLLPLSEFAYNNGVQASTKETPFFANYGFHPRFFPPVIETSEVPAAEDWLQELTAVQQLLLQQLDQAKEDYKRHADIHRQPGPEIKVGDRVLLSTRFLPSHRPCRKLDARFIGPYPVVAQLNPVTFKLQLPRSMRIHPVFHRSLLLPADGVRPDADRPAPTPVLVDGEEEFEVQDILDSCFHRCRLQYLIDWVGFGPEERSWEDTSTVHAPDLVRRFHQAYPAKPRPRTSGRGPILERGLEEGDSVMTHGPCSPVPSTIVADEEENLGFPPFQPELEPLHLQDVCPPEVSQTSLEQKSPPFSRRDNYNRDRGAREANRRSARIAARQLAD, via the coding sequence atgcatttgatcctaagagatttctggtggcccaagatccgcaaggatgtagagaaatatgtcaatacctgcccggtatgccagcgttccaagacaagaagggagaagccctcagggctgctgcatccccttcctactccatctcgtccatgggagataatttctgcggattttatcaccgacctaccaccctcccttggatataccacgattctagtggtggtggaccttttcaccaaattggcccacttcattccttgtgatggccttcccacggccaaacagactgcagatctattccttcagcatattttccggctacatggattgcccaagagtttggtcactgaccgtggatctcaattcacctctcgattctggaaggcactacagaaactattgggcatagactctcgtttatcctcagctcaccatccccaaacggatggacaaacggagcgcaccaatgccactttggaacaatacctttgctgttatgtaaactatcaacaggacaattgggcttccctattacctctgtcagagtttgcctacaacaacggtgtccaggcttcaaccaaggaaaccccgttctttgcgaactacggcttccatccacgtttctttcctcctgtcattgaaacctcagaagtccccgcagcagaggactggctgcaggaactcacagcggtgcaacaactattgctccaacaactggaccaagccaaggaggactataaacgccacgctgacattcATCGTCAACCGgggcccgaaatcaaggtaggagatcgggttctgctgtccactcgttttttgccctcccaccgtccctgccggaagctagatgcccgtttcattggcccctatccagtggtggcgcaacttaaccccgtgactttcaaactccaacttccgcgctctatgcgcatccatccagtgtttcatcgctccctgctccttccggcggatggtgtgcgccctgatgcggaccggccggctcccacccctgttttggtggacggggaggaggaattcgaggttcaggacattttggattcttgcttcCACCGCTGCCGCCtacagtatctcattgactgggtgggttttggccccgaagaacgctcttgggaagacacttccacagtccatgcccccgacttagtccgccgcttccatcaggcctaccctgccaagccgcggccccgcacctcgggaagagggcccattttggagaggggccttgaggagggggatagtgtgatgactcatgggccatgtagtcccgttcctagtactattgtggcagatgaagaggaaaacttgggtttcccaccatttcagccagaattggagcccttgcacctgcaggatgtttgccctccagaagtcagccaaacaagccttgagcagaaatctcccccgttttctcgccgggataattataatcgagatagaggcgctagggaggcgaatcgcagaagcgccagaattgctgccagacaattagctgattaa